The Spirochaetota bacterium genome window below encodes:
- a CDS encoding Rrf2 family transcriptional regulator, protein MKISTRARYGTRLLLELGLHYGKGPVFLKDIAKNEEISEKYLSQIMITVKSAGFVNSFRGAQGGYILARHPAEITLKEIVEALEGRFDLVECVNNPSSCKRESICVTRDIWVEVGKMIAQVLNSITLEDLVKRCREKQEKYGMYNI, encoded by the coding sequence ATGAAAATATCGACACGGGCACGATATGGTACAAGGTTGTTACTTGAGTTGGGACTACATTATGGTAAAGGTCCGGTTTTTTTAAAGGATATTGCTAAAAATGAGGAGATATCAGAGAAATATTTAAGTCAGATAATGATTACTGTTAAGAGTGCTGGTTTTGTCAATTCCTTTCGCGGTGCTCAGGGTGGATATATATTAGCAAGGCATCCAGCAGAGATTACACTTAAAGAGATTGTAGAGGCTTTGGAAGGAAGATTCGATCTTGTTGAGTGTGTCAATAATCCATCTTCATGTAAACGGGAATCAATATGTGTAACAAGGGATATCTGGGTTGAGGTAGGTAAGATGATTGCACAGGTGCTTAATTCTATTACATTGGAAGACCTAGTGAAACGTTGTAGAGAAAAACAGGAGAAATATGGTATGTATAATATCTGA